One genomic window of Sphingobacterium oryzagri includes the following:
- a CDS encoding AI-2E family transporter: MKNGKKKLTVLGSFNQVLIFLVLLFTILHFAKSFLIPIVTSGLFAMLLVPICHRLENKGMKRGWAAVLVVLVSVMVVLGILYVLINELVGLGGDLVVMGDRIGEMLDQGYNYVSEQFNVSKLKQKEYLQKQAAQWSSSAGKMLGGMLFSIVGVLGNLLIITIYTILMLIYRVRIKRFVFQLVSRHAGYDEVAHARSIVEKITKVSSLYVGGIFLVVLILSIIYFVGLTIIGVNNALFFAILAALINVIPYIGSVAGGAIVVLYTFITGDTLTLPIIVAIFFTAVQQLDSYVLTPKITGGQVKLGPLFTIMVLLLGGMLWGAAGMILFIPLLGIFKVIFDNVDPLKPYGHLIGD, encoded by the coding sequence ATGAAAAACGGCAAAAAAAAACTAACAGTACTTGGCAGTTTCAATCAGGTACTTATTTTTCTGGTCTTGTTGTTTACCATTTTGCATTTTGCCAAGTCATTCCTTATCCCAATCGTGACAAGCGGACTCTTTGCCATGTTGTTGGTGCCCATATGTCATCGACTAGAAAATAAAGGTATGAAACGCGGATGGGCGGCTGTTTTGGTAGTTTTAGTTAGCGTGATGGTGGTACTCGGTATTTTGTATGTATTGATTAACGAGTTGGTGGGTTTAGGCGGTGATTTGGTTGTGATGGGCGACCGGATAGGCGAGATGCTCGATCAAGGTTATAATTACGTTTCTGAGCAATTTAATGTATCTAAGCTGAAGCAAAAAGAATATTTACAAAAGCAGGCGGCACAATGGTCTTCATCGGCTGGTAAGATGCTCGGCGGCATGCTGTTTTCCATCGTTGGCGTGCTGGGCAATCTGCTCATAATTACGATCTATACGATATTAATGTTGATTTATCGCGTGCGCATCAAGCGCTTTGTATTTCAGTTGGTCAGCCGACATGCCGGCTATGACGAAGTGGCGCATGCGCGAAGTATTGTAGAAAAGATTACCAAAGTATCAAGTCTTTATGTGGGCGGCATATTTTTGGTCGTTTTGATCCTTTCTATTATTTATTTCGTCGGGCTGACGATTATTGGGGTTAATAATGCACTTTTTTTCGCCATCCTGGCAGCATTAATCAATGTGATCCCGTATATCGGTTCTGTAGCGGGCGGTGCAATCGTAGTCTTGTATACTTTTATTACTGGCGATACGCTGACTTTACCGATTATTGTGGCCATCTTTTTTACAGCGGTTCAACAATTAGACAGTTATGTGCTTACGCCGAAAATAACCGGAGGACAGGTGAAGCTGGGGCCGCTTTTTACCATTATGGTTTTACTTCTAGGTGGTATGTTGTGGGGCGCGGCAGGCATGATACTTTTTATTCCATTATTGGGAATTTTCAAAGTTATTTTTGATAATGTCGATCCCTTAAAGCCTTATGGTCATCTTATTGGCGACTAA
- a CDS encoding NYN domain-containing protein: protein MASQKDLKIAILIDADNVSSKKIEEIMNEVNRYGIPTIKRIYGDWTRPYVENWKNSLLIHAITPIQQYSYTQGKNSTDSALIIDAMDILHSDRVDGFCIVSSDSDFTRLATRLRESGKLVIGIGERKTPKPFIASCDKFIYVEILEKVTPTKKTNRKNGNNQSKAPVSETVTPEVPVVDTPAVEEIRITELDEDTMLMLKDAVDDTADESGWAFLGEIGSLIIKRKPDFDARNYGFEKTSHLFKSMKEDFEIDERTTEKSRIKLYYVRNIIHKAAAVSSIPAPTPEATEDDDTTPVILPSKGNKITADDVKKNQIRITKDFKALFPSRTKKVKVVIVNEFECRFSYRGDRSHVLNLGKVAATELGLAEGASFRLTKVDELLYKLEKIEE from the coding sequence ATGGCCAGTCAAAAAGATTTAAAAATAGCGATACTCATCGACGCCGATAACGTATCATCCAAGAAGATAGAAGAGATCATGAATGAGGTAAACCGCTACGGTATACCAACTATCAAAAGAATTTATGGAGACTGGACACGGCCTTACGTAGAAAACTGGAAAAACAGCCTTTTGATCCACGCCATTACGCCAATACAGCAATATAGCTACACCCAAGGTAAAAATTCAACCGATTCTGCATTGATTATCGATGCGATGGATATTTTACATTCTGATCGTGTAGATGGTTTTTGCATCGTATCGAGCGACAGTGATTTCACCCGTCTTGCCACGCGCTTGCGTGAATCAGGGAAACTGGTGATCGGTATCGGTGAGCGCAAAACACCAAAGCCTTTTATCGCTTCCTGCGATAAGTTTATCTACGTCGAGATTTTGGAAAAAGTAACGCCTACCAAAAAGACTAACAGAAAGAATGGCAATAACCAAAGTAAAGCTCCAGTAAGCGAAACGGTGACACCCGAAGTGCCCGTGGTCGATACGCCAGCCGTGGAGGAGATCCGCATAACGGAATTGGATGAAGATACAATGTTGATGCTAAAAGATGCGGTAGATGACACCGCAGACGAAAGTGGCTGGGCATTTTTAGGTGAAATTGGCAGCCTAATCATCAAACGTAAGCCTGACTTTGATGCGCGAAATTATGGGTTCGAAAAAACATCGCATCTCTTTAAATCGATGAAAGAAGATTTTGAAATCGATGAGCGCACGACAGAAAAATCCAGGATCAAACTGTATTATGTGCGCAATATTATCCACAAAGCGGCGGCAGTGAGCAGTATACCGGCACCTACGCCTGAAGCGACCGAAGACGATGACACGACGCCCGTCATTCTTCCGTCCAAAGGCAATAAAATTACGGCAGACGATGTGAAAAAGAACCAGATTAGAATCACGAAAGATTTTAAGGCATTATTTCCAAGTCGCACAAAGAAAGTGAAAGTAGTCATCGTCAATGAGTTTGAGTGCCGATTTTCTTATCGCGGCGATCGCTCCCATGTGCTTAATCTGGGTAAGGTTGCTGCCACCGAATTGGGCTTGGCAGAAGGCGCATCTTTTCGCTTAACCAAAGTAGACGAGCTATTGTATAAATTAGAAAAAATCGAGGAATAA
- a CDS encoding sigma-70 family RNA polymerase sigma factor: MYKQTLYLCLAMEQIKAIKADNQEIFSLVYEEYHRQIYGFIMQRTKSDYIAEEVTQLTFIKFWKQRDILSEQLTIAVQLFGMARQVMIDLLRKEATRFKYEGASAVTPFTDSLVDAIESKDLLRLMEQDIQNMPKMRRLVFELSRKQGLSHKEIANLFSISPKTVEQHIGKALLQLKQHLYSVML, translated from the coding sequence ATGTATAAACAAACGTTATACCTTTGTCTTGCAATGGAGCAGATCAAAGCAATCAAGGCCGATAACCAGGAAATTTTCAGTTTGGTATACGAAGAATACCACAGACAGATTTATGGCTTTATCATGCAACGCACCAAGTCTGATTACATTGCTGAAGAAGTTACCCAATTGACCTTCATCAAATTCTGGAAGCAGCGTGACATCCTGAGTGAGCAATTAACCATCGCCGTTCAACTTTTTGGAATGGCGCGTCAAGTGATGATTGATCTTCTCCGAAAAGAAGCCACCCGTTTCAAATACGAGGGAGCATCTGCTGTTACGCCATTTACGGATAGCCTTGTTGATGCTATTGAAAGCAAAGATTTGTTACGACTTATGGAGCAGGACATTCAAAACATGCCGAAAATGCGTCGTTTGGTGTTTGAACTCAGTCGAAAACAGGGTCTCTCCCACAAAGAAATCGCCAACCTTTTTTCCATTTCGCCAAAAACCGTCGAACAGCATATCGGCAAAGCATTACTCCAACTCAAACAACATTTGTATTCGGTGATGCTGTAA
- a CDS encoding FecR family protein, which yields MRNISMMFGKKKRRYQNDPQNKAQLRKKIWEDPSMIEDLFADKDWEAYDSSENTHDIPKAKMASYIQEEIDRDQARAIKSEHRRVRSLRSYRYAAAASILLLLSFSVWKWKYADRQTAQLVTTTQSPVAVPSEDSLWISIVNTAPKAKNIALPDQSKVKLFANSKIRYKRGFNAENREIYLDGKAYFSVQRDASRPFSVYAGDTKTTALGTSFTIDNGSTAKHTSVILHSGKVVVASRSDVPSFENVFLSSPGESLLFDAENRLVAHAREAKRTKAVEKAATNTINKHHILHLDNIPLDDVFATLGKTYSVTINYKHEPITTIQYTGVIDPQIDKLEDVLSVICLINDLRYVIEKDGSYSIHPAKNETETEQTN from the coding sequence ATGCGTAATATTAGTATGATGTTCGGAAAAAAGAAGCGACGGTATCAAAACGATCCACAAAATAAAGCACAGCTACGCAAAAAAATTTGGGAAGATCCAAGTATGATTGAGGATCTCTTTGCGGATAAAGATTGGGAGGCCTATGATTCGTCAGAAAATACGCATGATATTCCGAAGGCGAAGATGGCTAGTTATATTCAGGAAGAGATAGATCGCGATCAAGCGCGGGCTATCAAAAGTGAGCACCGTCGGGTTCGTAGCTTGCGCAGTTACCGCTATGCCGCAGCGGCAAGCATTTTGCTTTTACTATCGTTTAGCGTTTGGAAATGGAAATATGCCGATCGGCAGACAGCACAACTAGTCACGACAACACAATCCCCAGTCGCCGTGCCTAGTGAAGATAGCCTTTGGATATCCATTGTCAATACCGCGCCAAAAGCAAAAAACATTGCGCTTCCAGATCAATCTAAGGTAAAGTTATTTGCCAACTCAAAAATTCGTTATAAACGCGGCTTCAACGCAGAAAATCGCGAGATATACCTCGATGGTAAAGCTTATTTTTCGGTGCAGCGAGATGCTTCCAGACCGTTTAGCGTCTACGCCGGCGACACGAAGACAACGGCCTTGGGCACCTCGTTTACTATTGATAACGGTAGTACAGCTAAACACACTTCCGTGATATTACACAGCGGAAAGGTGGTCGTCGCATCCCGATCCGACGTGCCAAGTTTTGAAAACGTATTTTTAAGTAGCCCGGGCGAAAGTCTGCTATTCGATGCGGAAAACCGTTTAGTAGCTCACGCAAGAGAAGCAAAACGTACTAAGGCAGTCGAAAAAGCGGCAACCAACACAATCAACAAACATCACATACTGCATTTGGATAACATTCCTTTGGACGACGTATTTGCCACCTTGGGAAAAACCTATTCCGTAACTATCAACTATAAACACGAGCCGATCACTACAATTCAATACACGGGCGTCATTGATCCGCAAATAGACAAACTGGAAGATGTGCTTTCGGTTATCTGCCTTATCAACGACCTACGTTACGTAATTGAAAAAGACGGATCGTACAGCATACATCCCGCCAAAAACGAAACCGAAACCGAGCAAACAAACTAA
- a CDS encoding SusC/RagA family TonB-linked outer membrane protein yields the protein MFNKSYPIKKSVLFFALLAAGLSQAQAQQTQVKGATQSDAGEFISGVSIKAVHTSSGKSYTTSSSDKGLFHFDSLPEGGPYQFIFSSVGFQADTLSGYTVQSGKPLALSVKLLPITTALEEVVIGYGRVSRKDVTSSITTVKAEDMNVGVLSSPAQMLQGKVPGLTISTNNSNPNATASVSLRGASTLRSGEAMEPYYVIDGVPGASLTLVAPDDIATIDVLRDASATAIYGSKAANGVIIVTTKRGKSGQSSITYNGYLATDRVANRYAMMNGEQYRQFINENSFSMEPTDDLGADTDWQREVERTGISNNHNISLIGGTEKTQYSASVNTLQNNGVIKGTDMGRQIGRGFVQTKVLDDRLTASFNVNTSITKQNDVLALGDGLSVYDAMYYYLPVSPVRREDGSWFEKTDRSQYVNPLSLIEENTNFSKTKVIQAHAKIGYEILPSLTYNIDLSMQNRQYNNAQYYTSLSMAARNQNGKSIRASVEDERKVMEMNLSYDKTFAERHKLSLLAGYSWEENNNNDGFQLTTSDYYDDGLSYHNPGMANVVDLLGFGDYYLSTLRMISVYGRLNYAFNSKYLFQATVRRDGSSAFGVNNRWATFPSISAAWRLSEESFIRNMNFFDDLKLRAGYGVSGNSLGFDVFTARQVYGATSSFYTDAFGNDLRTLAALRNANPDLRWERTGMLNLGLDFAFLNNRVSGTLEFYDKNTTDLIYDYAVSTTKYLYGSLTANVGEINNKGVELTLNTTPVKSENFSWNTAIVASHNKNMVTRITNQEFSTGYVDLADLGGAGQSNAFQQRLMEGAPIGQFYTWEWAGYNDAGISTFYVRDASSRERTGETTITPADKDRAITGSAQPRLTLGWNNNVTYKNLALTAMFQGVFGHQIMNATRARHSNVVGNAGQKNLLASVVDTELATDINAHYLSDRYLENGDFLRLANLSLSYSFRNVSSHFKNIRLYATMNNVFVLSGYKGVDPEVDLGGLTPGVDNRQTYPRTRTLMFGLNFNL from the coding sequence ATGTTTAACAAATCGTATCCAATCAAAAAAAGCGTGTTGTTCTTTGCCCTGTTAGCCGCTGGCCTCTCCCAGGCACAAGCGCAGCAAACACAGGTAAAAGGCGCCACACAAAGCGATGCAGGCGAATTTATTTCAGGCGTCAGCATCAAAGCCGTCCATACTTCATCAGGCAAGAGCTACACCACCAGCTCATCCGATAAAGGACTTTTTCATTTTGACAGCCTTCCCGAAGGCGGTCCCTACCAATTTATCTTTAGCTCGGTCGGTTTTCAAGCCGATACACTATCGGGCTATACCGTACAAAGCGGTAAGCCGCTAGCGCTTAGCGTCAAATTGTTACCGATAACGACGGCCCTTGAAGAGGTTGTCATCGGTTACGGTCGCGTATCAAGAAAAGATGTTACCAGTTCGATCACGACCGTTAAAGCCGAAGATATGAATGTCGGCGTACTTTCTTCGCCCGCGCAAATGTTGCAAGGAAAAGTACCCGGCCTAACAATCTCCACGAATAATAGCAATCCAAACGCCACGGCCTCGGTGAGTTTACGCGGAGCGTCTACACTACGCAGCGGCGAAGCTATGGAACCTTACTATGTGATTGATGGCGTTCCGGGTGCTTCCCTCACGCTCGTTGCGCCAGATGATATTGCAACGATCGATGTGCTGCGCGATGCGTCGGCTACCGCTATTTACGGTTCCAAAGCGGCAAACGGCGTGATCATTGTGACCACCAAACGTGGCAAATCCGGTCAATCCAGCATTACTTACAATGGCTACCTGGCTACCGATCGCGTCGCCAATCGCTATGCGATGATGAATGGTGAGCAATACCGTCAATTTATCAATGAAAATAGTTTCTCGATGGAGCCAACGGACGATTTAGGTGCAGATACCGACTGGCAGCGCGAAGTGGAGCGTACAGGCATATCCAACAACCACAACATCTCGTTGATCGGTGGTACAGAAAAAACGCAATACAGTGCCAGCGTCAACACGTTACAAAATAATGGCGTCATCAAAGGTACAGATATGGGACGGCAGATAGGTCGCGGCTTTGTGCAAACCAAAGTTCTCGACGACCGCTTAACCGCCTCATTCAACGTAAACACCAGTATCACCAAACAAAATGATGTCTTAGCTTTGGGCGATGGTTTAAGTGTATACGATGCGATGTATTACTACCTTCCGGTATCACCCGTGCGTCGCGAAGATGGCTCCTGGTTTGAAAAGACCGATCGTTCGCAATACGTCAATCCCCTCTCCTTGATCGAAGAAAACACCAACTTTTCCAAGACAAAAGTTATCCAGGCGCACGCCAAAATCGGCTATGAAATTCTGCCCAGCTTAACCTATAATATCGACTTATCGATGCAAAACAGGCAGTATAACAACGCGCAGTATTACACCAGTTTATCGATGGCCGCACGTAATCAAAATGGAAAATCTATCCGCGCATCAGTAGAAGACGAGCGTAAAGTCATGGAGATGAACCTGAGCTACGACAAGACCTTTGCCGAGCGGCACAAGCTATCGCTTTTGGCGGGCTACTCCTGGGAAGAAAACAACAACAATGACGGGTTTCAGTTAACCACGTCTGATTATTACGACGACGGCTTGAGCTACCACAATCCTGGTATGGCCAATGTGGTTGATCTGTTAGGTTTTGGTGATTATTACCTATCTACCTTGCGCATGATCTCGGTTTACGGGCGTTTGAACTATGCATTTAACAGTAAATACTTATTTCAGGCTACCGTAAGACGTGACGGATCGTCTGCCTTCGGCGTCAATAACCGTTGGGCAACATTTCCTTCCATCTCGGCAGCATGGCGTTTATCAGAAGAGTCTTTCATTCGTAACATGAATTTCTTTGACGACTTGAAGTTACGTGCAGGCTACGGTGTAAGTGGCAATTCCCTTGGTTTTGATGTATTTACTGCACGCCAGGTATACGGCGCCACGTCTAGCTTTTATACCGACGCGTTTGGTAATGATCTGCGCACGTTGGCGGCTTTACGTAACGCCAACCCAGATTTACGTTGGGAACGTACAGGTATGTTAAACCTAGGTTTAGATTTTGCTTTCTTGAACAACCGCGTGAGTGGTACGTTAGAGTTTTATGACAAAAATACCACCGACCTCATCTACGATTACGCCGTTTCTACGACGAAGTACCTCTACGGATCGCTAACAGCCAATGTCGGCGAAATTAACAATAAAGGGGTGGAATTAACTTTAAATACCACGCCAGTTAAATCTGAAAATTTCAGCTGGAATACGGCTATTGTTGCTTCACATAACAAAAACATGGTGACCCGAATTACAAACCAGGAATTTTCTACAGGCTACGTTGACCTGGCCGATTTGGGTGGAGCAGGCCAAAGTAACGCTTTTCAACAACGTCTGATGGAAGGCGCTCCTATCGGCCAGTTTTACACCTGGGAATGGGCGGGCTACAATGATGCGGGCATATCAACTTTCTACGTGCGAGATGCGTCTAGCAGAGAGCGCACGGGCGAAACCACCATTACACCAGCCGATAAAGACCGGGCAATAACCGGAAGCGCACAACCGCGGCTTACGTTGGGTTGGAACAATAACGTAACGTACAAAAATCTTGCGCTAACTGCTATGTTCCAGGGCGTATTCGGTCATCAGATTATGAATGCTACGCGTGCAAGACATTCCAACGTGGTCGGTAATGCTGGCCAAAAGAACTTACTTGCTAGTGTGGTCGATACAGAGTTAGCGACCGATATCAATGCCCATTACCTGTCTGATCGTTACCTCGAAAACGGCGATTTCCTTCGTCTGGCCAACCTCAGCCTATCGTATAGCTTCCGCAATGTAAGCAGCCATTTTAAAAATATCCGGCTTTACGCAACGATGAACAATGTTTTTGTTTTATCGGGATACAAAGGTGTCGATCCAGAGGTTGATCTTGGCGGTCTTACCCCGGGTGTAGACAACCGTCAAACTTACCCACGTACCCGTACGCTTATGTTCGGTCTAAACTTCAATCTATAA
- a CDS encoding RagB/SusD family nutrient uptake outer membrane protein: protein MKSIPYIRLFCLSILGVATVSCTDLDVDIKSQYTEFPSTERAAEAISADVYAAYRGAIGYNHWMVQTLSSDEAVSLAIGTDYYDGGRFRELHVHNWTPDNAILPSMWDGAMTGINLANNVLTIFGDDESVNAAPMRAMRAYFYFLLMDNFGDAPLITGKVDRIPARSPRAEIARFIESELVAVRDRLPEEVSTATYGKATRYMADALLAKLYLNWAVYTAADVATYTPSMPNEKLAQVVAMCDDIIASGQFNLSSHRFLEKFRPDNGPQIKDFIFAMPFDREKQRGMTYARYWIHRSGQNQFAPLPQSVGGTLRVLPEFLAKFNLEGDDRNGAYMGGLQYYWADYAPDLTRPFTIRTSKKGINQDYVGADADVTFDWHMETTKEISLRPDGGPTLNAGNDQRGRSMGYRSVKFYMDVNVTAANQRSQSNDVPIFRYADVLLMKAEAILRGATATNGETPMSLINQIRAYVNAPALTSAPTLTMLLDERAREFSDESWRRNDLIRFGKFEENWGFKSLYPAGSSENFRRIFPVPRLVMNVNNNWIQNNGY, encoded by the coding sequence ATGAAATCAATTCCATATATCCGTTTATTTTGCTTATCGATCTTGGGCGTTGCAACCGTCTCTTGTACCGATCTTGATGTCGATATTAAATCACAATACACTGAATTTCCGAGTACTGAGCGTGCTGCCGAAGCTATTTCTGCCGATGTATATGCTGCCTACAGAGGCGCCATAGGTTACAACCATTGGATGGTGCAAACATTAAGTTCCGATGAAGCCGTCAGTTTAGCGATAGGCACCGATTACTATGATGGTGGTCGCTTTCGCGAGTTGCATGTGCACAACTGGACGCCTGATAACGCTATTTTACCCAGTATGTGGGATGGCGCCATGACGGGCATCAACCTGGCGAACAATGTATTGACCATATTTGGAGATGACGAAAGTGTTAACGCGGCACCTATGCGTGCTATGCGTGCCTATTTCTACTTTTTGTTGATGGATAACTTTGGCGATGCACCGCTCATCACCGGAAAAGTAGACCGCATCCCCGCTCGTTCACCACGGGCAGAAATCGCTCGCTTTATTGAGTCAGAATTAGTAGCCGTGCGCGATCGTCTACCCGAGGAAGTTTCTACCGCAACATATGGCAAAGCAACGCGTTATATGGCCGATGCGCTATTGGCAAAACTGTACCTGAACTGGGCAGTTTACACGGCTGCTGATGTTGCTACATATACACCCAGCATGCCTAACGAAAAATTAGCACAAGTCGTCGCTATGTGTGATGATATCATTGCCTCCGGCCAATTCAATCTCAGCAGTCATCGCTTTTTAGAAAAATTTCGTCCAGATAATGGACCACAAATTAAGGATTTTATCTTCGCGATGCCATTCGATCGGGAAAAACAACGAGGAATGACCTATGCGCGCTACTGGATACACCGCAGCGGACAAAATCAATTTGCGCCATTGCCACAAAGTGTGGGTGGCACCCTACGCGTGCTTCCGGAGTTTTTAGCGAAATTCAACCTGGAAGGAGACGATCGTAACGGTGCGTACATGGGCGGTTTACAGTACTACTGGGCAGATTATGCGCCAGATTTAACACGTCCGTTTACCATCCGCACATCGAAAAAAGGCATTAATCAAGACTATGTAGGTGCCGATGCCGACGTAACTTTTGATTGGCATATGGAAACAACCAAAGAAATCAGTCTTCGCCCAGATGGTGGTCCAACGTTGAATGCCGGCAACGATCAGCGTGGCCGATCGATGGGTTACCGCTCGGTTAAATTTTATATGGATGTCAATGTTACAGCCGCCAACCAGCGTAGCCAAAGCAATGACGTGCCGATTTTCCGCTATGCCGATGTCTTGTTAATGAAAGCCGAGGCGATTTTGCGCGGCGCAACCGCTACTAACGGCGAAACACCCATGTCGTTGATCAACCAAATCCGGGCCTACGTGAATGCACCGGCGTTAACCAGCGCGCCAACGCTTACTATGCTGCTGGATGAGCGTGCCCGGGAGTTTTCTGACGAATCCTGGCGACGGAACGATTTAATTCGCTTTGGAAAATTCGAAGAAAACTGGGGATTTAAATCGCTATATCCAGCTGGTTCGTCCGAAAATTTTCGTCGTATATTCCCTGTACCACGCCTGGTGATGAATGTGAACAACAATTGGATTCAAAACAACGGCTACTAG
- a CDS encoding purple acid phosphatase family protein, with product MKRRDFMKSTLGGALGASLSGVPLAALAGTATTHIESEDINSRSSLKDDYDLHFLAVGDWGRNGADHQVQVAQQMGRWASENPNDFIISTGDNFYPSGVVSEHDPLWHYSFENIYTDFSLQWDWYPILGNHDYKSDPDAQVRYSNISRRWKMPARYYSKTFKLREGAEVLMAFIDTNPLIPEFYQNKEYGPHVTGQQPEKQLVWLDNLLATSNATWKIVVGHHPIYTAGPRTENYDTLAVRKVLEPILEKHKIPLYLSGHEHSMQHLKVANKSFHQLISGSGSEITPVKQGLPYSKFEASTYGFMYFAVKADLLRVLCIDHEGKIVYNTTITPQA from the coding sequence ATGAAAAGACGCGATTTTATGAAAAGCACCTTGGGCGGCGCCCTGGGTGCTAGCCTTTCAGGCGTGCCTCTTGCCGCGCTGGCGGGCACAGCGACCACACATATTGAAAGCGAAGATATCAATAGCCGGTCTTCGTTAAAAGATGATTACGATCTTCATTTCCTAGCCGTGGGTGATTGGGGGCGCAACGGCGCCGACCATCAAGTACAAGTTGCTCAGCAAATGGGACGCTGGGCGAGCGAAAATCCCAATGATTTTATAATTTCCACGGGCGATAATTTTTACCCTTCCGGGGTTGTGAGTGAGCATGACCCTTTGTGGCATTACTCCTTTGAAAATATCTACACTGATTTTTCATTACAGTGGGACTGGTACCCCATCTTAGGCAATCACGATTACAAATCTGATCCAGACGCGCAGGTGCGGTACAGCAACATCAGTCGGCGCTGGAAAATGCCTGCCCGCTACTACAGCAAAACATTTAAGCTACGAGAAGGCGCTGAGGTGTTAATGGCCTTTATCGATACCAATCCGCTTATTCCGGAATTTTATCAAAATAAAGAGTACGGTCCGCATGTCACCGGTCAGCAACCAGAAAAACAGCTGGTCTGGCTAGACAATCTCCTCGCGACATCCAACGCTACCTGGAAAATTGTTGTTGGGCATCACCCGATATACACAGCAGGTCCGCGCACAGAAAATTACGACACGTTGGCCGTACGCAAGGTGCTTGAACCTATTTTAGAAAAACACAAAATTCCATTGTACTTATCTGGACATGAGCATTCCATGCAACACCTGAAAGTAGCAAATAAATCCTTCCACCAGCTTATTTCTGGTAGCGGCTCTGAGATTACGCCTGTTAAGCAAGGACTTCCCTATTCCAAATTTGAAGCATCTACATACGGGTTTATGTATTTCGCTGTGAAGGCCGACCTACTCCGCGTCCTTTGTATAGACCATGAAGGGAAAATCGTCTACAATACCACTATCACACCGCAAGCTTAG
- a CDS encoding SRPBCC family protein → MPTITLDTWIEAPVDVVFDLARSIDLHKYSVMDTQEEAIAGVKAGLIGLGETVTWRARHFGRYRTLQVKISKMERPHHFTDVMLKGDFKSMKHQHFFQAQHNGTLMRDVFRFEAPYGWLGRLVAALLLKRYMRGLLRQRNRALKEIAESGELTKFLAR, encoded by the coding sequence ATGCCGACGATTACTTTGGATACATGGATCGAAGCACCGGTAGATGTGGTCTTTGATCTGGCTCGTAGTATCGACTTACACAAGTATTCGGTAATGGATACGCAGGAGGAAGCGATTGCTGGCGTAAAAGCAGGATTGATCGGACTTGGCGAAACGGTAACCTGGCGTGCGCGGCATTTTGGACGGTACCGCACGCTACAAGTGAAAATTAGTAAAATGGAGCGCCCGCACCACTTTACGGATGTCATGCTGAAAGGCGATTTTAAATCAATGAAACATCAACACTTCTTTCAGGCACAACATAACGGCACGTTGATGCGGGATGTTTTTCGCTTTGAAGCGCCCTACGGATGGCTGGGGCGGCTGGTCGCCGCACTGCTGCTGAAAAGATACATGCGAGGTTTGCTGCGACAACGAAATCGCGCGTTGAAAGAGATTGCCGAATCGGGAGAGTTGACGAAGTTTTTGGCGCGTTAA
- a CDS encoding glutathione peroxidase, whose translation MKTGTTIPFYELTAKTPAGKEIAMRDYEGKVLLIVNTATRCGLAPQFDGLEQLHQTYRDRGLVVLGFPCDQFAGQEPETNDSMEETCRINHGVTFQLTEKCDVNGAHTHPIFKYLKKECGGFLGARIKWNFTKFLVDTNGKPVKRFAPITKPEALVAAIEKLLA comes from the coding sequence ATGAAAACTGGAACAACCATACCATTTTACGAGCTTACGGCAAAAACACCCGCGGGAAAGGAAATAGCCATGCGCGATTACGAAGGCAAGGTGCTGCTTATTGTTAATACGGCGACACGTTGTGGCTTGGCTCCGCAGTTTGACGGATTGGAGCAACTTCACCAGACATATCGAGATAGGGGATTGGTGGTGCTCGGTTTTCCTTGCGATCAGTTTGCCGGACAGGAACCGGAAACTAACGATAGCATGGAGGAAACTTGCCGGATAAATCATGGGGTAACCTTTCAGCTGACCGAAAAATGTGATGTAAATGGTGCGCATACGCATCCCATCTTCAAATACCTAAAAAAAGAATGCGGCGGATTTTTAGGTGCGCGTATTAAATGGAATTTCACGAAGTTTCTCGTTGATACAAATGGTAAGCCTGTAAAGCGCTTCGCACCGATCACGAAGCCGGAAGCACTCGTGGCTGCGATCGAAAAACTTTTAGCCTAG